A genomic segment from Petrotoga sp. 9PWA.NaAc.5.4 encodes:
- a CDS encoding glycine C-acetyltransferase produces the protein MNFYDQLKQEMEDLEQSGLLVTIRTLEGPQGAWININDKKFLNLCSNNYLGLANDKRLKDAAIKAIEKWGVGPGAVRTIAGTMKIHEELEKKLAEFKKVEATLVVQSGFNANQAVIPTITSEEDAILSDELNHASIIDGVRLSKAKRYVWKHKDLNSLEEQLKQAANCRRKLIITDGVFSMDGDIAPLPGIVELAKKYDALVMIDDAHGEGVLGKNGRGIADHFNLTDEVDIEIGTLSKAFGIVGGFISGKKQLIDFLKQRARPFLFSSSLSPAETGAALEAVNILSESEQLVNRLWDNARYFQQKIKDMGYDIGVTETPITPVMIYDEKKTKEFSFELYEKGIFASAIVYPTVPKGKARIRVMISAVHSKEDLDFALEKFEYLGKKFSII, from the coding sequence ATATTAACGATAAAAAGTTTTTAAATCTATGTTCCAATAACTATTTAGGACTCGCTAATGACAAAAGGTTAAAAGATGCCGCAATAAAAGCTATTGAAAAATGGGGAGTCGGACCAGGAGCCGTAAGGACAATAGCTGGAACTATGAAGATACACGAAGAATTAGAAAAAAAATTAGCGGAATTTAAAAAAGTAGAAGCAACGTTAGTAGTACAATCAGGATTCAATGCAAATCAAGCAGTCATTCCAACAATTACATCTGAAGAAGATGCTATTTTGTCTGACGAACTTAACCATGCAAGCATAATCGATGGTGTAAGACTATCAAAAGCTAAAAGATATGTATGGAAACATAAAGATTTAAATTCATTAGAAGAGCAGCTGAAACAAGCGGCTAATTGCAGAAGAAAATTGATAATTACCGACGGGGTTTTCAGTATGGATGGTGATATTGCACCATTACCAGGAATTGTGGAATTAGCTAAAAAATATGATGCTTTAGTGATGATAGATGATGCTCATGGAGAAGGAGTTTTAGGCAAAAACGGTAGAGGAATTGCAGATCATTTTAATTTAACGGATGAAGTTGACATTGAAATAGGTACTTTATCCAAAGCTTTTGGAATTGTAGGAGGTTTTATTTCCGGTAAAAAACAACTTATTGATTTTTTGAAGCAACGAGCCCGACCTTTTTTGTTCTCAAGTTCTTTATCTCCTGCTGAGACTGGCGCAGCTTTAGAAGCCGTTAATATATTATCGGAGTCTGAACAATTAGTTAATAGATTGTGGGATAACGCAAGATATTTTCAACAAAAAATTAAAGATATGGGATATGATATAGGAGTTACAGAAACTCCGATTACTCCTGTAATGATATATGATGAAAAGAAGACAAAAGAATTTAGTTTTGAATTGTATGAAAAAGGTATCTTTGCTTCTGCTATCGTTTACCCAACAGTACCTAAGGGTAAGGCAAGAATAAGGGTAATGATAAGTGCAGTGCACTCTAAAGAAGATTTAGATTTTGCTTTAGAAAAATTTGAGTATTTAGGTAAAAAATTTAGTATAATATAA
- a CDS encoding SBBP repeat-containing protein: MKTKILSVLMLVLGVSFISMASLNLDWGRVYSLPGAQEIFSVKAVEDGVYLFGYSDEKGFDEDMLILKFDKDGNKVYENRIGGRYNDWLSYGTVTKDGDLFLVGTSGSYGKDSDIYVTKIGSNKFTTNLDKLGVDKGSAGVEVEDGFVVIGYGSDPDTLNMRGKIVKLDKQGNVVYDKWLAYFVPGSDTKPLSIKETSKGNFIIAGTIVQIFENLTKFYLTMVDSEGEEIWTKVFAPRDYARGFDVVEVPGGYVAVGYEGSWATAWSDIYVVKFNEEGNILWESFYGDVESDHGYSVKLGPNGNIYVAGYITNLNGDKDVVILEYDSAGNLLNAKSLGGFGDDVAFSLDIDQKGNLYVAGYSQSADLGADKDKDVFLLKYTIK, from the coding sequence GTGAAAACCAAAATTTTATCAGTATTAATGTTAGTATTAGGTGTATCTTTTATTTCTATGGCATCTTTGAATTTAGATTGGGGAAGGGTTTATTCTCTTCCAGGAGCACAAGAGATATTCAGTGTAAAAGCTGTTGAAGATGGTGTATATTTGTTTGGTTATTCCGATGAAAAAGGATTTGACGAAGATATGTTGATTTTAAAGTTTGATAAAGATGGAAATAAAGTTTATGAAAATAGAATAGGTGGTCGCTATAATGACTGGCTAAGTTACGGAACTGTCACAAAAGACGGTGATTTGTTTTTAGTTGGAACTTCCGGTTCTTATGGCAAAGATTCTGATATCTATGTAACTAAGATTGGGTCTAATAAGTTTACAACTAACCTTGACAAATTGGGTGTAGACAAAGGTAGTGCAGGTGTGGAAGTAGAAGATGGTTTTGTGGTAATAGGCTATGGTTCAGATCCAGATACTCTGAATATGAGAGGCAAAATTGTCAAATTAGATAAGCAAGGTAATGTTGTATATGATAAATGGTTGGCTTATTTTGTTCCGGGAAGTGACACAAAACCTTTAAGTATAAAAGAAACTTCAAAAGGGAATTTTATAATTGCGGGGACTATAGTTCAAATATTCGAAAATTTAACTAAATTTTACCTAACTATGGTAGATAGTGAAGGGGAAGAGATTTGGACAAAAGTTTTTGCTCCAAGAGATTATGCTCGCGGATTTGATGTTGTTGAAGTACCGGGCGGATATGTAGCAGTAGGTTATGAAGGTTCTTGGGCTACGGCATGGTCGGATATTTACGTAGTAAAATTTAATGAAGAAGGTAATATACTGTGGGAATCTTTCTATGGAGACGTTGAGAGTGATCACGGCTATTCTGTTAAATTAGGGCCAAACGGTAATATTTACGTGGCTGGTTATATTACTAACTTAAATGGTGACAAAGATGTTGTAATTTTAGAATACGATAGCGCTGGAAATTTGTTAAATGCTAAATCTCTTGGTGGGTTTGGAGATGATGTGGCATTTTCATTAGATATAGACCAAAAAGGTAATTTATATGTTGCTGGATATTCTCAATCTGCTGATTTGGGAGCAGATAAAGATAAAGATGTCTTTTTACTCAAATATACAATAAAATAA